GGTGATAGACGATGATGACCTGGAGGGATAATTGGGGGACGTTGTTTAAGCCTTGTGTGTGGCTGGCTTCTCAAGCATCTTTGCGGTTGTAAATATTTCAAGATCCGAGAGATTTTCGAAGTCCCGATCATTCGTCCAGATGGGAGTTTTGAATTTTATGCAAGCGCCAAAATATCGATGTCTTTGAGGTTGCGGTGGGCAATGAGGCTTTCAGCCGATTGGCGTTTGTCGTCATAAATGATGGCAGGTGCGGCGATGATGGGGAAATGGTCGAAGGCGTAAAACAACTCATATTCATCAACTTCGGATTTTTGTGCAAGTATTGGAAGGTATTTTTTGACTTCCCAAGTCGTTCGCTCCGTCGTTATGAAAGTATACTCTCCAGAAAAGAGTACCAATCTCGTCTTGCCGCCACGCAGAGCAGCCAACAACGGATTTGCGTCAACTGTTATCGTTTCCCTGGGTTCGGTCATGGTATAGGCGTTTTCGAAATGATTCAAACTCGTTCAGCGTATCTTCTTCGCTGATGCCCTGGGCTTCTAAACCAACGCGAACCTTGTCCGTAATTGCGAGAATTTTTTCGTGCTCCTCGAATTCTAACAGCTTTTCTTCAATGAGGCGAGCCACGAAATCCTCCGGCTTGGCAAAGCCTTTTTTCTTTGCAGCGTCTGAAATTCTGGAGACGAGTCTATCGGGGATGCTGATCGCTGTTGCCATAACACAGACTCCTAAACTCTGATAATTGTGGTGACTGTTACAAGAGACGTTTTTGGCCGAAAAAAATACGCGAAAAAAGCGAAGAAGGCAAGGTGAAATATCTTGCTAGAAACTACTTATCCCGTAGAGCTGGCTTTTTGTAGCTCCAAACCGATTTAGAAATTTTCGAATGCGTTCGCTCCGCCATCGAAGGCGAAGCCGATTCAGGAATTTACCCCCTAGGAGATGACATCGTGAGCGCGTTTTGGATTACCAACCCGATTTTTTCGCCCTCTCACCTTAACAAAAATCATTTTCAAAAAACTGCAACGTTCGTGCAGCGGTTGTTGTTGGCGGTGTTGCTCCTGGCCTCGGCCGCGAGCGCGCAATTGAAAATCATGCCGCTCGGCGATTCCATCACCGATGGCGACGGCTCCTCGAACGATGCCGCGTATCGCAGCGGATTGTATGCGCGCCTTACCAATGAAGGCATTGCTTTCGATTTTGTTGGCAGTCTGAGCAACGGCACCGGTTTCCCGGATACCCAGCATGAGGGTCGCGGCAGCTTTCGCGCGGACATGATTCGCGATAATGTTAAATCATATCTGCAAAAGAATCCCGCCAATCTCGTGCTGTTGCATGTTGGCACCAACGATCTTGGCCAGAATCAAACCGTCGGCAGTACACGTGATGAATTGGGCGAGATTGTCGATAATATTTTTCAATTCAATGCGCTGATCGAGATTTATCTGGCCACACTCACGCCGCGCAAGGACGGCAAGCAAGCGAACGTGGAGGAACTGAATGCGTTGCTGCCCGAATTGGTAAACCTCAAAAAGGCGCAAGGCCTCAAAATATTTTTGGTTGATTTGCATAGCCGTTTCGTTGCGGATCCGAATTGGCAGACCAGCCGCATGTTCGACAATATTCACCCCAACGACGCCGGCTATGACGTTATCGCGCAGGTTTGGTTCGAAGAGATTCGCAAAAACCATGCGCCGCAAGTGATTCGCGAGTTTGCCGATAATTTCAACCGCAGCGGCCCGGGGTTGGGCAGCAACTGGACGGCGAATGCCGCGATGCAAATCAAGAACAATCAGCTTGTCAATACCTCGACCATTGATGCCTGGGACAGATTTCTCGCGATTCCCAAGAACATGACGAATCCGCGCATCGTCGAGTTCAAATATGGTTCGAATTCGGATGCTTTGGGCCGCGCGTTCACGGGTCTGGCGGTGATGCTCAACAGCGACGATCCGAATACGGCAGACGGCTATCTCGTTTTTCACAACACGAATCTGGCCACCGGTGAAAGCAGCATTCGCCTGCACGAATTGCGCGACGGCGTGCCGGTAAATCCACCGATTCAAATCGAACCGGCGCGCGCGCCCGCGCCACAAAACAACGATCTCTTTCGCGTTGAAATTTCCACGGATAACGACGGCCACAAGTTTACCCTCACCACCGCCGGGGTCTTCGATGGCGTGCTGGTTGACCAGCAAAAACGGCAGGGGAATGCCGGCGAACTTTATGCGGGCGTGCAGATCAACGGCGCCACCAACAACGGCATCGACGATTTTTTTGCGACCACAGCCAGCGATCTGGAAGCGCCTGGCGCAATCACAGATTTGAGTGTGTTAGGTTCCAGCGCAGCGAGTGTGACGCTGCAATTCACGGCGCCCGGTGATGATGGCGCTATCGGCCAGTGCACGAGTTATGACGTGCGCTACTCGACCACCGCCATCAATGCCGCGAATTTCAATTTGGCGGCGCGGGCGACCGGAGTCAAAACGCCTTCGTTAGCCGGCATGATCGAAAGTCTCGAAATCAGCGGCTTGCAAGGCGGAACGACTTACTATTTCGCTGTCAAAGGCGTTGATGACGGCGGCAACGCCGGCGACATCTCAAACACGGTGCAAGCCACCACCGCGCTGCTGGCGGCGGTGACGGATAATTTTGAGCGTCCGGGCCCGGCGCTCGGTGAAGGTTGGGTGGCCGGGTCTGCTCTCGGCATTGTCAATGGCGCCGTGCAAAACAACGGTTCAGGTTATCAATCCGCCTTGTTGAGCACACGCCGCAACCCGCGCGAAGTGTCGATTACCTGGGCGCAATCCGCCGTGCCCGGTCCGATCAACGAGAGCGGCATTTTGGTGATGGCAAGCAATGCCGTGATAAACCCCTCCGGTTATTTCATTCAACACAACAACTCCTCCGGCAAAACGATTTTATGGCAGGTGCAGAACGGCGCGCTGGTGAATCAAATCGACAGCGGAAATTCCTTCGGCGGCCCCATCGGCCCGGGCGCGACCATACGCGTGGAGTACAACATCACTGATCAATTCAATTCATTTACGGTTTTCGTGAACGGCAATTTCGACCGCGAGTTGACGGATCGTGAGAAGCGCGAGAACGGTTCGTTTGCCGGTTTTATGTTGGCGGCTGCCGGCCCTGAAAATGCCATCGATGCGATAACGATTTCCGTGCCCATCAATGCTGCGACGAACATTACCGCGATTTCGGGCAACGATCAAGTCGGAGCCGTGGGCGCAACTTTGCCGCAACCGCTGGTCGTGCGTCTGAATGATGCTGATGCGAATCCCACACCCGGCAAAAGCGTGGATTTTGTAGTAACCACTGGCCAGGCGACTGTGATTCCACCGCCGGCGAGTGACGGCCATATTCGCATCGAAGCAGAATCCGGAACAATTCAAGCCCCGCTCAGCATTCGCGATGATGCCAACGCGGCGCGCGGCAAATATATCACTTATCCCGCCGGCAACAATCAGGATGCCAAAGCCACGTACACGTTCAACATCCCGCTGGCCGGAACCTACATCATCTGGACGCGCAGCCGCAAAAATCAGGCGCCCGCCGGAAGTTGGAGCATCAGCGTCGATGGCGGCCCGAATTTTATTTATGACGTTTTCCAAGGGCAAACCAACAATCAATGGACCTGGAATCGTTTGAGCGATCGCGGCAACGGCGCTGTTGAGAATCCGCAATTCAATCCCCGGCAATTCAATTTCACGGCTGGCCAGCACACCATCGAGTTCAAGGCGCGTTATGAAGAAACCTGGCTCGACAAATTCATCGTGACCTCGAATTTGAGCTTTACGCCCAATGGTCTCGAAGATCCCGGATTTGTCACCGATGCCAGCGGCCAGGCGAGCGCTTTTGTAACGCTTGGCCAAACCTCGGGCGAAATTACCATCGAGGCCAGGCACGGCAATTTGACGCCGGCGAAATTTTCAGCGCTGGCCTCCGGCGGCGCGGCGGCGCGGTTGGCGGATATTGCAAACAATAATCAAACCGGCAAGGCTGGAAAAGAATTGGCTCTGCCGTTCTCTGTGCGTGTTTTTGATGCCGGCAATAACCCGACTGCCGGCCATCAGGTGAGTTGGGTGATCACAGCCGGCGACGGCAAGCTGAGTAACTATACCAGTGTGACGGATCGTGAGGGCCGGGCCACAACGACGCTCACGCTTGGCCACGTGCAAGCGAATAACAAAGTTGAAGCGCGCAGCTACAACGCGAGCGGCGTTCCGCTGGCCAACTCTCCACAGGTTTTTTCGGCCACGGCAACGTCCAACTTTGCGACAGTATTCAATCGTGTCGGTGGCAATGGCCAAACCGGCGCAATCCGCACAGCGTTGCCTGAAAAGCTCACGGTTCGTGTGTTGGATGAAACCAATGCCGGTGTTGCCAATGTGCCGGTTGATTTTGTGGTGAAGACCGGCGGCGGCTCGCTTTCCGTGAATACCAATTTCAAGAACGGCAGTTTTGAGAATGTCTCCGGCACGGCGCCCACCTCGTGGAATTTATTGAATTCCCCCACGGCAACGGAGGTGGCGATTTCCACCAATGCGCCCCAGGCCGGCAGCCGCAGCCTGCAAATCAATGCCAACCGCGCGGGGGTTGGCGTGAGTCAGCCGCTGCAGTATGCGGAGAACACGAGTTATGTACTCACGTTCTGGGCGAAAGTGATCAGCGGTAGCGCTCAAATGGTTTGGCAGCAGAACAGCAGCACAGGCGAGTTGGCGCAGCAAACGGTTGATCTCGCGCCGGCAGCCAGCGGCGGAAATTGGGTGCAATACCGTTTGTTTGGTTTGAATGGCGCAGCCGGCAGCCGCACGCTGCAATTCAAAACCAGTGCAAGCGCGCATTTTTTTGTAGATGAGGTGCAGCTCTATCCCGCCACCGATAACACCGGACGTCTTGGCGCAATTTGGACCGTGGGCGATACGCTCGGCGCACAAGAAGTGCAGGCGCGCGCGTTGGTCGGCAATCTAACCAACAGTCCGGTGAATTTTACAGCAAATGTTACCGCCGGCAGCGCTGCAATCTTAAAGGCAGCGGGTGAAACCAATCTCGTCGGTTCGGTGAATCAGCCCCTGAGCAAACCCTTTGTGGCAAAAGTTACGGATGCCAGCGGCGTGAACGGCGTGAGCGGTGTGCCAGTAACATTTACAATCACAGCAGGCGGCGGCCAATTGCAAGGCGGCGGTGTCACGAAAACCATTGCGACGAATGCCAACGGCGAGGCGCAAGTCACATTGGTGCTTGGTCCGCAAACTAACACCGTCAACACGGTGGAAGCTTCTGCCAGCGGCTTGAGCGGCAGCCCGGTGACGTTTACCGGCATTGCTGCGGTTCCGGCCTCATTCACAAAAACTGCGGGAGACAATCAGCGCGGCTCGGCCGGCCACGTGTTGAGCACGCCGCTTACCATTCGCATCAACGATGTCAACGGCACGGCGCTGCCCGGTTTTCCGGTGAAGTTTGAAGTCACGCAAGGCAACGGCACATTCGCCGGTAATGCAACGATCACTATCAACACCAACGCCAACGGCGAGGCCCAGGCGTTTTTGCTTTGCGATCCTGCGCCCGGGGCAACCAACAGAGTGCGCGCGTCAGCGACTTACAACAATCAGCCCGTGACCGGTTCACCAAAAACGTTTACTGTCGTGAATTATGGCTTGCGTGAAATCAAAATCACCGGCGGCAACCAGCAAGAGGGTATCGTCGATCAATTTTTGCGCAATCCGCTGGTCGCAACCGTGCTCGACTCTGCCGACCAGGGCATTTCCGGTCATGACGTGAATTTCAATATCACTGAAGGCGGCGGCAAATTTGAAGGTGGCGGCACACAGAAATCTCTGAAAACCGACTCTCTGGGCCGCGCGAGTTTGCGCTGGCGGCTCGGTATTCGTCCGGTGATCAATCGCGCCACGGCGATCAGCAATCCCACGCTGCCCGGCTCGCCTTTGCAATTCACCGCGACCGCCGAAGTCGATGCGCCTGCAACGTTGGCAGCGGTTTCGGGCGACAGCGCGACCGGCGTGGTGGGCAATCAGCTTGGCGCGCCGTTCGTGACGCGGGTGGTTGACAAACACGGCAATAACGTCGCGAATGTCGAGGTCATTTTTAAAGTTGTAGCAGGAGGGGGCAATATTAACGGCCAGGCAAGTGACACGGTGAAAACCAACGCCGAAGGCAGAGCGCAAATAACGCTGACGCTCGGCCCGACCGCGGGCAGCTTCAACAACATTGTGGAGGCGCATGCGGGCAACGGCTCGATTCCATTGGCAAATTCTCCGTTGAAATTTTTTGCCAGCGCTGAAGCCAGCGCCGCGCGCAGTATGGCGCTGGATAGCGGCGATCGCCAAAACGGCAGCTCCGGCGAGCTGCTGGCGCAACCGTTCCGCGTGCGCGTGCGCGACGCCAACGGCAACAGCGTCAAGAATTATCCCGTGCGCTTTACCGTCGTGCGCGGCGGCGGCACCTTTGTGAGCGGCGCAAACGATTCGACGGTGATCAGCAACAATAACGGCATTGCGCAATTAACGCTGCGCCTCGGTCCGGCCGTCAGGCCTGACAGCCAAATCGTGCATGCCACAGCGAATGACGGCGTGAATCCGCTGGCAAATTCTCCCATTCGTTTTGTTGCGTTTGCCACCGGTGGCAAGCCCAGCGCTGTGACTTCGTATGTGCAAGCAAGCGGCGCGGTGCCGGCAGACGGCGTCACGCCCATGCCGGTTACTGTTTACGTGCGCGACGTCTACGATCATCCCGTGGTCGATCAAGCCGTGATTCTCGAGATCACCAACGGCCCGAATGACATTATTCAGCCTTCACAAAAAACTGATGCCGAAGGCAAAACAAAAGGCAGCTTCACCTCGCGGCGCGCCGGCGCAAAAACGATTACGGCGCGCATTCCCGGCGGCATTACCGTGACCAACGGCTCGACCGTGCAGTTTCTCTCGCTCACGGCGCAACAAATATCCCTCGCCGGCGGCAACAATCAAACCGGCAATCTCAACACGGCAACGCCGGATCCTATCCGCATTAAAGTTGAGGATCGTTTCAACAACGGTGTGGCCGGGCATCCCGTGACGTTTTCGGTGAAAACCGGCGATGGCCGTTTTGTGGGCGGCAATGCCACGCTGCGGGTGAATTCCGATGCGGCGGGCATTGCCGAAGCGTATTATGTTGTTGGAACCACCATCGGCGAAAACCAGATTTGGGCGGAAGCCGGCGGCCTAAACAACTCGCCGATCATTCTAACTGCCACCGGCGCAGATCGCCCCGCGCGCAAGCTGGTGAGTGTTTCCGGAAACGATCAAACCGGCATCGCTGGCGAAGAATTGCCGGACTCGATTACCGTCAAAGTCACGGACAATGTCGGGCGGCCGGTGGCCAACATCAATGTGAATTTTGCCATATCGTTCGGTGGCGGCCGCGTGAGCCGCGCTGCAATGCCGACCAATGTTTTCGGCAAAGCCACGATCGCGTGGCGAATGGGCGATCAATTCGGGCTGAACACGCTGCGCGTGACCTCGGAAGGATTAGACGGCTCGCCGCTTGATTTTCGCGCCAATGCCATCGGCGGCCAACCTTGCTGCATGAGTTCACTCGTGACGGGCATACCCTCGGCGCCGGTCGGCAGCGCCCTCTCCGTCACTGCGTTTCGTGTAAGCGATCGCTTCGGCAACGGCGTGGACGGCATTCCGGTGCAATTGGAATTGCTCTCCGGCACCGGCGCGTTGGCATCGCAAGAAGTGATGAGCAAAGACGGCGGGATTGTGAGCTTTACGATTGTTTTCGATAATGTCAGCGGGCCGCGCAAAATCCGGGCGCGCGTGGCGAGCTTGCCGATTGCCGCGCAAACCGTAACGGTTTATGCCAGCGCCGCAGCGGCGGCTGCCATGTCGCCGGTGGCGCGCACCAACAATCAAGGCGGCACGATCAACAAGCCGCTGAATTTTCCCTTGCAGATAAAATTGACCGATCGCCATGGCAACCCGGCGCCGGATGAATCCGTGAATTTTGTGATCACGGCCGGCGGCGGCTATTTGAACGGCCAGCCGAATCTCTCCAATGCCGGCGCGAACAGCGACAGCAACGGCGTGGCCTCCGTGCGGTTGACGCTCGGCCCGAACCCCGGGGTGAATCGCGTCAAAGTGCTTCGTTCCGGCCTGCCCGAAGTCGAGTTCATTGCCAATGGCTTCACCAACAACTTTCCAATTTTAGTTGATGTACCTGACCAGCGCGTCATCGAAGGCGATCGCATCGAATTCAAATTGAGCGGCGGCGACGATGACGGCGACCCAATTCGCTTTGGCGCGGGCAATTTGCCGCCCGGCGCGACATTTGATTCATTGGCAACGTTGTATTTCTCCTGGGTGCCGAATCTCAACGCGGCCGGCGTTTACGAGCCTGCGTTTTATCTGCGCGATAATCGCGGCGGCGTTGATATTGAAATTGTGCGCATCGAAGTGTTGAATCGCAATCGCCCGCCGCGCATTATCAGCCGCAGCCCGATTGGCGACGCCAATCCCAGCAAGCCGGACACGACACTGTTGCCCGGTCCCGGCAAAGAAGGCAAGATCACCTTGCGCGTGCAAGCCAATGATCCTGATGGTGATCCGTTGAGTTACGCCTGGTATCGCAACGGCGCGCCGGTGGGCGGGGACTCGTCGAGTTACACGCTGATTAGCGCCGAGAGTTTTAATGCGATTCAAGTCACGGTGTCTGACGGCGTTGATAATGTGTCAACCGATTGGTGGATCCGCGTGCCCGTGTCATTGGTGAGTTTTTCCGCCACAGCCAGCGGCAAAGCCGTGACATTGCAGTGGAAAACCGCGGTCGAGAAGAACAATGTTGGTTTCAATATTCTGCGCAGCACGAGCCGCGAAGGCCAATATCTCAAACGCAATGCGGTGATCATTGCGTCGCGCAGCGATGGCGAGTATCTGTTTAGTGATGAAGAGGTTAGAGCCGGCAGCCGTTATTATTACAAGCTCGAAGACATTGACGCCAACGGCAATGTCACCACGCACGGCCCGATTCAAATCGAAGTCGCGCAGCCGAACACGTTTGCTTTGCAGCAAAATTATCCCAATCCCTTCAATCCCTCGACCAGCATCGCGTATCAACTGCCGCAGCCGTCTCATGTGAAATTGACCGTATTCAACACGCTTGGGCAAGTCGTGATGCGGCTGGTGAATCGCCAACAGGATGCAGGCTTTCACACTGTCATGTGGCACGGCCGCAACTTCACCGGCGAGGCTGTGCCTTCGGGCATTTATTATTATCGCCTGGAAATCGCAGGCGGGTTTGTAGAAACGAGGAAGATGGTGTTGGCAAAATGAGGCTGGATGCTTGACGCTGGTTACTGGTTGCTTGTAGCTGGTTGCTGGTTGCTTGTAGCTGGTTGCTTGTAGCTGGTTGCTGGTTGCTTGTAGCTGGTTGCTGGTTGCTTGTAGCTGGTTGCTGTGCCGGTGCCTGAGCCTGTCGAAGGCAGCGGCGTTGGTTGTTTGAGCTTTCCTCAAGCCCGCTTTTATAAAAATAAAGCGGGCTTTCTTTTTTTGATTTCTTGCTTTTGGTATGGAAACGTTCCAACCTCAGATTGGTTAAGGCTTGTGGTCGCGTGCTCCTCGCGCTTTTAATGCAACGGCCAAGCCGTTGCAGAAACCTTATCAAAAAAATAGCGCGTTTTCGGGGCTATCCTCCGGTTCGGATCGCTCGCGCCAAAATTTGGCGCCGAATTATTTGACCAACATCATACGCTTTTCCTCAACAAACGCGCCGGCGTGCAAACGGTAAACATACAAACCGCTGGCAAGCCTTCTGCCGTCAAATGAAATCTCATACAATCCGGCGTTCTGTTTTTGGTCAATCAGAATATTGATTTGCCGGCCTTGCAGATCGTAAACCGCCAGCTTGACATGTTCGGGTTTGGCCAGGGAATAGCGAATCGCTGTGGCAGGATTAAACGGATTGGGGAAATTTTGCTGCAACGAAAAGTCGACCGGCGGCCCGGCGTGACTTGCCACCGAAGTGACAAGGTTGCTGGGAACACTCAAGTAGTCAATATCCATCCAACCCCAGAACAATTCGATCTGAACCGTGTTGCGGCCTTGCGCCAAATTGACGTTCAGTTTTTTCTCCAGCCAGGTATTCAAACTGCCGTCGAATACGATGCTTGTGACGCGCACGCCATTGATGTTGAGATATTGCGTTTTCGGAGTGTCATAAGGCAGGCGATAGCCGAACACAATTTCATAAGTTCCGGCGGCAGGCACCTCGGGCAGTTGCCAGGTAATCGTGCCGGTTTGCTGCATGCGCAAACACGCGCGATTGCTCGCCGAGGGATCGACGATCACATTTGGCGTGCCGGAGAAGACCGCTGCTTCTGCTTCGAGCCGGGTCATGGGCGGCGAACCAACTTTGATCGTCACGCGATTGGATTTTCGTTGATGGCCCTGATCGTCGGTCGCAACGGCCATGAGCGTGTAAACATTGGGCGGAATGTTGCTCCAGGTGATTGTGTACGGCGCGGCGTACAACTCGCCAATTTTGAGCGTATCCGAGGCGAAAAATTCAACCAGAACGACGGCGCCATCATTATCCGAGGCCTCCGCTGCGATCGTGACGTCAGCGCCATCTGGAAATTCGGTATCGCTAGCTGGACTCGTGATGGTGACGAGCGGCCAGTCTCCGCCGATGCCATTAACATCCACGGCAGGACGAAAATTATCCCACAAATACTGCATGCCCGCCAGCATGTCGGCATGCGAAGAGAAATTTACATCCGTCCACGACCAGGGCAAGGCGCCCGCATAACCGGTGTTGAACAGCGTTTTGAATAAATCGCCTTTCAACACGCCGAAGGTGTTTTGCATGGCGAATTCCGCCACCAACAGTGGTTTGTCCAGCTCCCAGCGCGTTGCCGGATGATGAAAAGGGGAGAGCGCAGTGCCGGCCCAGTCGTAATAATGCACGGAATAAAAATCGAGCGTGCCGTCAACATCCCCGCCCTCCGCGATCAAGCGGCTATCCGAATAATAATTGTAATTGGCTTGACTCGCTGCGCGTTGCAGGTGACGAACAATCTCTTCGACAGACAGGCTTATGCCGTATTTTTGTGCGAAGCGCGCTTCCATTTGCGCTTTTTCCGCCAGGCTCAATTGCGCCAACTCTGCGCCGATTTTTGCAAATGAAGTGGTCGGCACATCGGTGAGGGCATGAAAACTCCACGCGCCGCTGGTGACTTGCGCGGTGGTATCAGTGCGGTGAATGGCGCCGGCGCACAGATTGATGAAGCGTTGAATGTTCGACATCGGCACGTGCCGGATATCCGCCCAGCCGAATTCATTACTCATGCCTTCCGGCTCATTGAAGATTTCCCATGCGATAATGGCGGGATGGCCTTTGAGCGAGTCCACCATCGGAATGAGAGAGTTGTTGATATAGGCCCGCGTGTACGTTGTATCCGTCAACATCAGCATGTTGCGATTAAGCACGGTGGCGTTGTTCGAGGCGCGCAGCATATCAAAAGACCAAAGGCACAGCTTCAATCCAATCTCTCGTTCCCAGGCAAGATCCAAAACGTTTTTGAGATCCTGAATCGCGCCGTTGCCGGGCCCAATCACCAAGCCGGCATTGTCGAATTGCGGGGAAACCGCGCCGTTGGTGTGCAGCCACCAGCGCAGCGCATTGCCGCCATGATCGTGCATTTGCAGCAGAATATCTGCAAACGAATTTAAATCCGTGTCGCCGCGGCCAATGTCTCCCGCAAAATTCAGCCACGCCAAATTCGCGCCGCTCAAAAACAAGTCTTGATTGTTGTATCGAATGCGGCTGCCCTGGGCAAAGGCTGTTTGTCCCGTCAAAAAGATCAAACCAATCCCCAGGCACACGAGAAGTTTTTTCATGTCGCGTTTTCCGTTTTTGCAAGGTTTCGTACCGACTCTCGTTGAATGAATCGTACGGGAATGATCGTGGTCGTGCACACCGTCGATTTTTCATGAATCATTTGCCGCAAGTTGCGCACAGCAACGGACCCCAGCTCTTCCTTGTAAACCCTCACCGTCGTCAGCGGCGGAGCCGCCATTTTGGCAAGATCGATATCGTCAAATCCCACGACGCTGATGTCTTCCGGAATTTGCAGATCGAATTCATTGATGGCCTTGTAGCCGTAAATGGC
The genomic region above belongs to Cytophagia bacterium CHB2 and contains:
- a CDS encoding T9SS type A sorting domain-containing protein, coding for MKKLLVCLGIGLIFLTGQTAFAQGSRIRYNNQDLFLSGANLAWLNFAGDIGRGDTDLNSFADILLQMHDHGGNALRWWLHTNGAVSPQFDNAGLVIGPGNGAIQDLKNVLDLAWEREIGLKLCLWSFDMLRASNNATVLNRNMLMLTDTTYTRAYINNSLIPMVDSLKGHPAIIAWEIFNEPEGMSNEFGWADIRHVPMSNIQRFINLCAGAIHRTDTTAQVTSGAWSFHALTDVPTTSFAKIGAELAQLSLAEKAQMEARFAQKYGISLSVEEIVRHLQRAASQANYNYYSDSRLIAEGGDVDGTLDFYSVHYYDWAGTALSPFHHPATRWELDKPLLVAEFAMQNTFGVLKGDLFKTLFNTGYAGALPWSWTDVNFSSHADMLAGMQYLWDNFRPAVDVNGIGGDWPLVTITSPASDTEFPDGADVTIAAEASDNDGAVVLVEFFASDTLKIGELYAAPYTITWSNIPPNVYTLMAVATDDQGHQRKSNRVTIKVGSPPMTRLEAEAAVFSGTPNVIVDPSASNRACLRMQQTGTITWQLPEVPAAGTYEIVFGYRLPYDTPKTQYLNINGVRVTSIVFDGSLNTWLEKKLNVNLAQGRNTVQIELFWGWMDIDYLSVPSNLVTSVASHAGPPVDFSLQQNFPNPFNPATAIRYSLAKPEHVKLAVYDLQGRQINILIDQKQNAGLYEISFDGRRLASGLYVYRLHAGAFVEEKRMMLVK